In the genome of Spirochaetales bacterium, one region contains:
- a CDS encoding family 43 glycosylhydrolase: MKKGLVFCIPMVIIYGVCVFANAGDVNGNGTVDIVDALLTAQYYVGLSPQGFDADAADVNCDNTINIVDALQIAQYYVGLRPEIGTCMTPEATPLQPDEEDLYAKQWNLSGDLGVHDPVIIKQGERWYIFHTATGIGMKISDDGLYWRNAGRVFSVNPSWHKEMVPDTDGNIWAPDIFYFGGTYYLYYSVSSFGSNHSLIGLASNTTLDSGDSSYRWVDEGVVVQSKAEYDYNCIDPNIALDENGEPWMSFGSFWSGIKLLKLDPGTMKPVIGGRLNSIAYNETIEAPFIVRRGGYFYLFISHGYCCRGIDSTYNIRVGRSQSITGTYTDRNGTSLMNGGGTLIDGGDSRWIGPGHNAVYLSGDSAILVNHAYDAQANGTATLRIRPLYWDASGWPYL; this comes from the coding sequence GTGAAGAAAGGGCTTGTATTCTGCATTCCGATGGTTATTATTTACGGCGTTTGCGTGTTCGCTAACGCAGGAGACGTCAATGGGAACGGAACGGTCGATATCGTCGACGCCCTGTTGACGGCCCAATATTACGTGGGGCTTTCTCCCCAGGGCTTCGATGCGGATGCGGCGGATGTCAATTGCGACAATACGATCAATATCGTCGACGCCCTCCAGATTGCCCAATACTACGTGGGACTTCGCCCGGAAATCGGCACATGCATGACACCGGAGGCCACCCCGCTCCAGCCGGATGAAGAGGATCTCTATGCGAAGCAGTGGAACCTCTCGGGCGACCTCGGGGTTCACGATCCGGTGATCATAAAACAGGGCGAAAGGTGGTATATCTTCCATACCGCGACCGGGATCGGGATGAAAATCTCCGACGACGGGCTATACTGGAGAAACGCGGGGAGGGTCTTCTCCGTCAACCCTTCATGGCACAAGGAAATGGTCCCGGACACCGACGGCAACATCTGGGCCCCGGACATCTTTTATTTCGGGGGCACCTACTACCTCTATTATTCCGTATCTTCGTTCGGAAGCAACCATTCGCTGATCGGTCTTGCGTCGAACACGACACTCGATTCGGGCGACTCCTCATACCGGTGGGTCGATGAGGGGGTGGTGGTCCAGTCGAAAGCCGAGTACGATTACAACTGCATCGACCCGAATATCGCCCTCGATGAAAACGGCGAACCGTGGATGAGTTTCGGATCGTTCTGGAGCGGGATAAAGCTTCTGAAACTCGACCCCGGCACCATGAAGCCCGTCATCGGCGGCCGGCTTAATTCGATTGCCTATAACGAGACGATCGAGGCGCCCTTTATCGTCCGCCGCGGCGGTTATTTTTATCTTTTTATTTCCCACGGGTACTGCTGCAGGGGCATCGACAGTACATACAACATCCGGGTCGGCAGGAGCCAAAGCATTACCGGTACGTACACGGACAGAAACGGGACCTCCCTCATGAACGGAGGCGGTACCCTTATCGACGGCGGTGATTCACGCTGGATCGGACCCGGCCACAACGCCGTATATCTTTCCGGGGACTCCGCGATTTTAGTCAACCACGCCTACGACGCACAGGCAAACGGGACCGCGACCCTCCGGATTCGTCCCCTCTACTGGGATGCATCAGGTTGGCCGTACCTGTAA
- a CDS encoding response regulator transcription factor: MMNTMTKEITNKKIINEEIRILLVDDHPVLRLGLKKVLYKKYKKVMIDEAETARQAMEYAEYTAYDLAIIDISLKGMSGIALTKYLRFSHPRLPILIISMFDEEFYAQRVFDAGASGYIMKKERSEEFLSAVDRVMSGRIYINKAIADKMLLKICGPLSGRKSIPVESLSWREFEVFHLLGEGLENNQIAYELNISVSTIETYKNGMKTKLNFKDTSALKKYAIHWVAKQRI; encoded by the coding sequence ATGATGAATACAATGACAAAAGAAATTACAAATAAAAAAATCATAAATGAGGAGATACGAATTCTACTCGTCGATGATCACCCGGTACTCCGGCTTGGCCTGAAAAAAGTCCTTTACAAAAAGTACAAAAAAGTCATGATCGATGAGGCTGAGACGGCAAGGCAGGCTATGGAATATGCGGAATATACGGCGTACGACCTCGCCATTATCGATATATCACTCAAAGGGATGAGCGGAATCGCTCTCACAAAATACCTCAGGTTCAGCCACCCCCGGCTGCCAATCCTCATCATCTCGATGTTCGATGAGGAATTCTACGCTCAACGCGTTTTCGATGCCGGCGCGAGCGGCTATATTATGAAAAAAGAGCGTTCGGAGGAGTTTCTATCCGCCGTGGACAGGGTTATGTCGGGCCGTATTTATATCAACAAGGCAATCGCCGATAAAATGCTTCTAAAGATCTGCGGGCCCCTGAGCGGCAGAAAAAGCATCCCTGTCGAAAGCCTGAGCTGGCGTGAGTTTGAAGTTTTCCATCTCCTGGGTGAAGGCCTTGAAAATAATCAGATTGCCTATGAACTGAATATCAGCGTCTCGACGATTGAGACATATAAAAACGGCATGAAAACAAAGCTGAATTTCAAGGACACATCCGCGCTGAAAAAATACGCGATCCATTGGGTGGCGAAACAGCGGATATAG
- a CDS encoding adenylate/guanylate cyclase domain-containing protein, producing MKKVPILAIIITAVFLCGTCSQRTPVLSEGPEKVENLGTRTYLAKDWKYSAGDNPDYASPEFDDAAWKSIQFPAVNFYYDLEKSNIYWFRKTFYVSESLKGTPLGYACQKLPEATRLYLNGSLIATSGSMPPEHYFGTGAIPRSYILPDGLINYGGENIIAMKVYTEKQYGDLKLPFITNNADRLDDYFYNYSINVLIPMIIVFLATLVAFYFLLMFLRNREEKFNLYIFLAFVCIAVYSTNFFFEDFPFGYLIATKIWYSGLFLAQMFFAFYFQDFYKIHSNWIPKLIVAVITLGCCTYLCISPTVDVAYFRINRILSIAFIAAINFYILFLSIYAVVKGNKYARVLLAGVSVVIITATHDIIYVNLLMEAPMWLTNTGIVLYILSMFLTSANRFVDTKKEVDKLNIELTQQKDAFFRFVPTQFLSLLGKQSAVDISLGDSLERSMSVLFSDIKEFTSLSEVLSPEENFQLLNSYLLRMESPITDNLGFVDKYVGDAIMALFSESSAEAADERSMSSGDRAVAAAIGMRRQLDEYNKYKAMENEKPLNMGIGINTGPLMLGTVGSQRRLDTTVIGDSVNLASRLERLTRLYFCSIIISEQTYNNLTEPGSILIREIDYVKVKGKNQACKIYEVYEADDDKIKENKLRTKDIILAGIERYRAKRFREALTYFKEAKELYARDYIPLLYIKRCITFIKTPPPPDWDSAFKIHE from the coding sequence ATGAAAAAAGTTCCGATTTTAGCGATAATTATAACTGCGGTGTTTCTTTGCGGCACGTGTTCACAAAGAACACCTGTATTGTCCGAGGGGCCGGAAAAAGTGGAAAACCTGGGAACCCGGACCTACCTGGCAAAGGACTGGAAATATTCGGCGGGCGACAATCCCGATTATGCGTCGCCTGAATTCGATGATGCCGCCTGGAAATCGATTCAGTTTCCGGCGGTCAATTTTTACTACGATCTAGAAAAGTCGAATATCTACTGGTTCAGAAAAACCTTTTATGTTTCGGAATCACTCAAAGGCACCCCGCTGGGTTACGCCTGCCAGAAACTCCCAGAAGCGACGCGGCTTTACTTGAACGGCAGCCTTATCGCGACAAGCGGTTCCATGCCGCCGGAACATTACTTCGGGACCGGCGCGATCCCGAGAAGTTATATCCTTCCTGACGGACTCATTAATTACGGCGGGGAAAATATCATTGCAATGAAGGTGTATACCGAAAAGCAGTACGGCGATCTGAAACTTCCGTTCATTACCAATAACGCCGACAGGCTGGACGATTATTTTTACAACTACTCGATCAATGTTCTCATTCCCATGATCATTGTGTTTCTCGCGACACTCGTCGCTTTTTACTTCCTGCTCATGTTTCTCCGAAACAGGGAGGAGAAGTTCAATCTCTATATATTCCTCGCCTTTGTCTGTATCGCCGTGTATTCGACGAATTTCTTTTTCGAGGATTTTCCATTCGGGTACCTTATCGCCACAAAAATATGGTATTCCGGCCTGTTCCTCGCGCAGATGTTTTTTGCGTTCTATTTCCAGGATTTTTATAAAATACATTCCAATTGGATTCCCAAACTCATCGTTGCGGTGATAACACTCGGCTGCTGTACCTACCTCTGTATTAGTCCGACGGTGGATGTCGCATATTTTCGTATCAACCGTATTCTCTCGATCGCCTTTATCGCCGCCATCAATTTCTACATCCTCTTCCTCTCGATCTATGCGGTGGTCAAGGGGAACAAATACGCGAGGGTACTTCTGGCGGGAGTGAGTGTGGTCATTATCACCGCGACCCATGATATCATCTACGTCAACCTTCTCATGGAGGCCCCGATGTGGCTGACCAATACCGGCATCGTCCTCTATATCCTCTCGATGTTCCTCACCTCCGCCAACAGGTTCGTCGATACCAAAAAGGAAGTGGACAAACTCAATATCGAGTTGACGCAGCAGAAAGACGCATTTTTCAGATTCGTTCCCACCCAGTTTCTCTCGCTCCTGGGAAAACAGTCAGCGGTCGATATTTCTTTAGGCGACAGCCTCGAACGGAGCATGTCCGTCCTCTTTTCCGATATCAAGGAGTTCACGTCACTTTCCGAAGTATTATCACCGGAGGAAAATTTTCAACTGTTGAACAGCTATCTCCTCCGCATGGAATCCCCCATCACCGATAATCTAGGGTTTGTCGATAAATATGTGGGCGATGCGATCATGGCCCTCTTCTCCGAGAGTTCGGCGGAAGCTGCGGACGAGAGATCGATGAGTTCCGGTGACCGGGCGGTGGCCGCCGCCATCGGGATGAGACGCCAGCTCGATGAATACAACAAATACAAAGCGATGGAAAACGAAAAACCCCTCAATATGGGAATCGGTATCAATACCGGCCCGCTCATGCTGGGAACGGTCGGAAGCCAGCGGAGACTCGATACCACGGTGATAGGCGATTCGGTCAATCTCGCCTCGCGACTCGAAAGGCTGACCCGGTTGTATTTCTGCTCGATTATTATTTCGGAGCAGACCTATAACAACCTGACGGAACCGGGAAGCATACTTATTCGCGAAATCGATTATGTGAAAGTGAAAGGCAAGAACCAGGCGTGTAAAATCTATGAAGTCTATGAAGCGGACGACGATAAGATAAAGGAAAACAAACTACGGACAAAAGATATAATCCTGGCAGGAATCGAACGATACAGGGCAAAACGATTCAGGGAAGCGCTTACCTATTTCAAGGAGGCAAAAGAGCTTTATGCGCGGGACTATATCCCCCTGCTTTATATAAAACGCTGCATCACGTTTATCAAGACGCCGCCCCCGCCCGACTGGGACAGCGCATTTAAAATACACGAATAA
- a CDS encoding restriction endonuclease translates to MTDDRENIVSHIKCPLCGKNTVTCRYWESGGDSRYFYDNFTHHCTNPRCDYHEEELERFGGESSYEYPWPSCPFCGRDALAGEPPQVVVSEEAKKKRLYEQEDFDEKCGLLVNDFEQISREMIEYFSNHPDELYRLEWRKFEELLAAIFRNQGYVTELGPGWGDGGIDLRLIQKDSIGRMITLVQAKKYKPEIPIRLEAVAALYGIVEHEKANRGLFVTTSKYLPGAREFAAKQSYKLSLATSAEVAEWCKNICGW, encoded by the coding sequence ATGACGGATGATCGTGAAAATATTGTCTCTCATATCAAATGCCCCCTGTGCGGCAAAAATACGGTCACCTGCCGTTACTGGGAAAGCGGGGGCGATTCCCGGTATTTTTACGACAATTTTACCCATCATTGCACGAATCCCCGCTGCGATTATCATGAAGAAGAGCTGGAGCGTTTCGGCGGGGAATCGAGTTATGAATATCCGTGGCCTTCATGTCCCTTTTGCGGACGGGACGCGCTGGCCGGAGAACCGCCGCAGGTTGTTGTTTCGGAGGAGGCAAAAAAGAAGCGACTCTATGAACAGGAAGATTTTGATGAAAAATGCGGGCTGCTCGTCAATGATTTCGAACAAATCAGCCGGGAGATGATCGAATATTTTTCAAACCACCCGGACGAACTTTATCGGCTTGAGTGGAGAAAATTCGAGGAATTATTGGCCGCGATCTTCAGGAACCAGGGGTACGTGACGGAACTCGGGCCGGGATGGGGCGACGGGGGAATCGATCTGCGTTTGATCCAAAAGGATTCGATCGGCCGGATGATCACTCTGGTGCAGGCAAAAAAATATAAACCGGAAATCCCCATCCGTCTCGAGGCGGTGGCGGCGCTCTACGGCATTGTGGAGCATGAAAAGGCAAACAGGGGGCTGTTTGTCACGACCTCGAAGTATCTGCCGGGTGCGAGGGAGTTCGCGGCCAAGCAGTCGTATAAGTTGTCACTGGCGACATCCGCGGAGGTCGCCGAATGGTGCAAAAACATATGCGGCTGGTAG
- a CDS encoding DUF1566 domain-containing protein, translated as MHRRNNYRLERYFRFFLVFFVLPFALMNCNTAARFGIKRIVLSNTHAQCQPVPDSGGTSYLIAPLEKDVSGLTIEAIEIYGEGAVKVDGSEAASGAPFTVSGLEYGENKRKIEIVYPDEGGRSCDVSIYRALPVNTGKGAASGGSSGRFLNNGDGTVTDLNTGLVWVRNPSSVADKMSWNQAFDRIGELNAKAAFGTTGWRLPNINELNSLVDYDVENAWEWLEEAGFEGIRGIYWSSTTYAVDTGDAWNAWFVHSHAPNCPGKTANVFIWPVRSRGIVRKTGAHELAGYRFEDSEDGGVPQGIAWPVPRFRDNLDGTMTDNMTGLVWMKDAGITGMNTFADSRLFLEGLNDGTVEGNCGYTDWRIPGIREMQTLVHYGKTDCSQWLEGLEAGFENVGNFYWTQTVYSTSRGRQSYWFISLEAGVTAEFGKDSRLSFWPVRGGG; from the coding sequence ATGCATCGAAGAAATAATTACCGCCTGGAAAGGTATTTCCGCTTTTTTCTCGTATTTTTCGTGTTACCGTTTGCCTTGATGAACTGTAATACGGCCGCGCGGTTCGGTATCAAAAGGATCGTCCTGTCGAACACACATGCCCAATGTCAGCCGGTGCCGGATTCAGGCGGCACCTCTTATTTGATCGCACCGCTCGAAAAGGACGTTTCCGGGCTTACTATCGAAGCGATTGAAATTTACGGTGAGGGGGCGGTGAAGGTCGACGGCAGTGAGGCCGCTTCCGGCGCCCCGTTTACCGTAAGCGGTCTCGAGTACGGCGAGAACAAGCGGAAGATCGAGATCGTTTATCCCGATGAGGGAGGCAGGTCCTGTGACGTCAGCATATACAGGGCGCTGCCGGTCAATACCGGAAAAGGGGCGGCTTCAGGCGGATCTTCCGGCCGCTTCCTGAACAACGGCGACGGAACGGTCACCGACCTGAATACCGGCCTCGTCTGGGTGCGGAATCCTTCCTCCGTGGCGGATAAAATGTCGTGGAACCAAGCGTTCGATCGTATTGGTGAATTGAATGCGAAAGCCGCTTTCGGAACTACCGGCTGGCGGCTCCCGAACATCAACGAATTGAACAGCCTCGTCGATTATGATGTCGAAAACGCATGGGAATGGCTCGAGGAGGCCGGATTCGAAGGCATCCGGGGGATATACTGGTCGTCGACCACCTATGCGGTCGATACCGGCGACGCGTGGAACGCCTGGTTCGTTCACAGCCACGCGCCGAATTGTCCGGGGAAGACCGCGAACGTGTTTATCTGGCCGGTCAGGTCTCGGGGTATCGTCAGGAAGACGGGGGCGCATGAGTTAGCCGGCTACCGGTTTGAGGATTCGGAAGACGGAGGCGTCCCGCAGGGAATCGCCTGGCCGGTTCCCCGTTTCCGCGACAATCTGGACGGAACCATGACGGACAATATGACCGGGCTCGTCTGGATGAAGGACGCCGGTATCACGGGGATGAATACCTTTGCCGATTCCCGCCTCTTTCTCGAGGGCCTCAACGACGGAACGGTCGAAGGCAACTGCGGGTATACCGACTGGCGGATTCCCGGAATTAGGGAAATGCAGACGCTGGTACATTACGGAAAGACCGATTGCAGCCAATGGCTCGAAGGTCTCGAAGCGGGATTTGAAAATGTCGGGAACTTTTACTGGACGCAGACCGTCTATTCGACATCGCGCGGCAGGCAATCTTACTGGTTCATTTCACTGGAAGCGGGCGTCACCGCCGAATTCGGCAAAGACAGCCGATTGTCCTTCTGGCCGGTGCGGGGCGGGGGATGA